One Setaria viridis chromosome 3, Setaria_viridis_v4.0, whole genome shotgun sequence DNA window includes the following coding sequences:
- the LOC140222255 gene encoding uncharacterized protein, whose protein sequence is MSFFKLLKKEGDFQLTDEAQEAFKKIKVFLTSPPILTAPDQEEPLLLYIAATTHVVSTIIVVERPTERHVYPLQRQVYFVSKVLRPSKVRYPRVQKLLYALLLTVRKLKNYFQAHSITVVSEFLIGDILRKKAPLLPSPLASNILFKASNNAAEYEAMLHGLRIAISIGIKQHMVYGDSKLAISQVNRDWSCTNDKMDAYCSKVMLIDDQVDDWRKPIINYIVHGQVTSNKTEAERIS, encoded by the exons ATGTCATTCTTCAAACTCCTCAAAAAAGAAGGTGACTTCCAGTTGACCGATGAGGCACAGGAAGCATTCAAGAAGATCAAGGTGTTCCTCACCTCGCCGCCTATACTCACCGCTCCAGACCAGGAAGAACCTCTCCTCTTGTACATCGCCGCCACCACTCATGTGGTCAGCACTATCATCGTCGTTGAACGACCCACTGAACGACATGTCTACCCGCTCCAGCGCCAGGTCTACTTTGTCAGCAAGGTACTCAGACCTTCAAAAGTCCGGTACCCCCGAGTCCAAAAACTCCTATATGCGCTTCTGCTGACAGTGCGCAAGCTCAAGAACTACTTCCAGGCGCATAGCATCACCGTGGTATCTGAGTTCCTCATTGGTGACATCCTCCGCAAGAAGGCGCCACT ATTGCCATCTCCATTGGCATCAAACATCCTCTTCAAAGCATCCAACAATGCGGCCGAGTATGAAGCCATGCTGCATGGGCTACGGATTGCCATCTCCATTGGCATCAAACAGCACATGGTCTACGGAGACTCCAAGCTGGCCATCAGCCAGGTCAACAGAGATTGGTCATGTACCAACGACAAGATGGATGCGTACTGCTCGAAA GTCATGCTCATCGATGACCAAGTCGACGATTGGCGCAAGCCCATTATCAACTACATCGTGCATGGGCAGGTGACCAGCAATAAGACTGAAGCCGAGCGCATCTCCTGA
- the LOC117849224 gene encoding uncharacterized protein yields the protein MAHEPKIQPPRRRDDSEKKDKEASPQAHDFQEPHRVVNMIFGDNYTTEHIKFFITKFEIAYHAILGQPALAKFMVIPHYTYVVLKMPGPAGAFSVRGDIVTSYACERESLATIEALVLSTHMEAALEASKKIPPADLEIPIQNSATLGIKPTTDLQSMILNDADSSKTMTIGTSLDPK from the exons ATGGCTCATGAACCAAAGATTCAACCTCCACGCAGGCGCGACGACAGTGAGAAGAAAGACAAAGAAGCATCGCCGCAAGCTCATGACTTCCAGGAGCCGCACCGAGTCGTCAACATGATCTTCGGTG ATAACTACACGACCGAGCACATCAAGTTCTTCATCACCAAGTTCGAGATCGCCTACCACGCTATCTTGGGACaaccagcactcgccaagttcatggtgaTCCCGCACTACACTTACGTAGTGCTCAAAATGCCAGGACCGGCCGGGGCATTCTCGGTTCGCGGCGACATCGTCACCTCCTACGCCTGCGAACGAGAAAGCCTTGCCACCATTGAAGCCCTGGTCCTCTCCACGCACATGGAAGCTGCCCTGGAGGCATCCAAGAAGATACCACCAGCAGATTTGGAGATTCCCATCCAGAACTCCGCAACGCTAGGGATCAAGCCGACCACTGACCTCCAGTCCATGATCCTCAACGACGCCGACAGCTCCAAGACGATGACAATCGGCACATCCCtcgaccctaaatag